In Aureibacillus halotolerans, a genomic segment contains:
- a CDS encoding putative holin-like toxin: MTTFKALTLMLAFGTLIFLISTRKK, translated from the coding sequence ATTTAAAGCTTTGACTTTGATGTTAGCATTTGGGACACTTATTTTCTTGATTTCTACAAGAAAAAAGTAA